A DNA window from Maribellus comscasis contains the following coding sequences:
- a CDS encoding phenylacetate--CoA ligase family protein produces the protein MIWNKKIECASRDEMAAIQSERLLSTVKRIYHNIPSYRAKMQEKGILPGDIKSVENLKDLPFTNKTDLRDNYPFGMFTVPMSEIVRLHASSGTTGKPTVVGYTRNDLQMWAEVVTRSLCMAGVHKNDIVQVAYGYGLFTGGLGLHYGTENLGATVIPISGGNTKKQIQLMQDFGSSVIACTPSYALFLSEALQEMGIDPESLNLRVGIFGAEPWSENMRKEIEAKLKIKAIDIYGLSEIVGPGVSCECTHQAGMHVNEDHFIPEIIDPENLQPVQPGEIGELVFSTVSKEGIPILRYRTRDLTRLIYDKCECGRTLVRMEKCMGRSDDMLIIRGVNVFPSQIESVLLEMSETEPHYLLIVERQGTLDILKIMVEVQEQFFSDEVRELEALRKKIRNNIQSTLGISVDVKLVEPKTIERTAGKAKRVIDNRKI, from the coding sequence ATGATTTGGAACAAAAAAATTGAATGTGCTTCGCGGGACGAAATGGCTGCCATTCAATCAGAAAGACTTTTATCTACCGTAAAACGAATTTATCACAACATACCCAGTTACAGGGCAAAAATGCAGGAAAAAGGGATTCTGCCGGGCGACATAAAAAGTGTAGAGAACTTAAAAGACCTGCCGTTTACCAATAAAACAGATTTACGCGACAACTATCCCTTTGGAATGTTTACGGTTCCGATGAGTGAAATTGTGCGTTTGCATGCCAGTTCAGGTACAACAGGAAAACCAACTGTTGTTGGTTATACCAGAAACGATTTGCAAATGTGGGCCGAAGTAGTTACCCGTTCACTTTGTATGGCTGGTGTTCATAAAAACGATATTGTACAGGTAGCCTACGGTTATGGCTTGTTTACCGGCGGACTGGGCTTGCACTACGGAACTGAAAACCTGGGGGCTACAGTTATTCCGATTTCGGGAGGAAATACAAAAAAACAAATTCAGCTGATGCAGGATTTTGGATCTTCGGTAATTGCATGTACACCCTCTTATGCTCTATTTTTATCGGAAGCACTGCAGGAAATGGGAATAGACCCCGAAAGTTTAAACCTTAGAGTTGGCATTTTTGGCGCCGAACCCTGGAGCGAAAATATGCGGAAAGAAATTGAGGCGAAACTTAAAATAAAAGCTATTGATATTTACGGATTGAGTGAAATTGTTGGGCCCGGAGTCTCGTGCGAATGTACACATCAGGCAGGAATGCACGTTAACGAAGATCATTTTATACCTGAAATTATTGACCCGGAAAATTTGCAGCCTGTTCAACCTGGCGAAATAGGTGAATTGGTGTTTAGTACGGTATCCAAAGAAGGTATTCCGATTTTACGATACCGAACCCGTGATTTAACCCGTTTAATTTACGATAAATGTGAATGTGGCCGTACCCTGGTTCGAATGGAAAAATGTATGGGACGCAGTGACGATATGCTTATCATTCGTGGTGTGAATGTTTTTCCATCTCAGATCGAAAGTGTGTTGCTTGAAATGAGCGAAACAGAGCCACATTATTTGTTGATTGTTGAACGCCAGGGAACGCTTGATATACTCAAAATAATGGTTGAAGTGCAGGAACAGTTCTTTTCCGATGAAGTGAGAGAACTGGAAGCGCTTCGCAAAAAAATCAGGAATAATATTCAAAGTACTCTCGGTATTTCGGTTGATGTAAAACTGGTTGAACCAAAAACAATTGAAAGAACTGCCGGAAAGGCCAAACGTGTAATTGATAACCGCAAAATCTGA
- a CDS encoding flavodoxin, whose translation MSKIAIFFGPLKGAVNRVADKVKDAIGEEKVEMVPVKDATVADLEKYDKIIFGISTVGKETWHATYNNVDWAKFLPEIGKTNYEGKKLAIFGLGDHVTYAATFVDHIGLLAKELMANGGTLAGKVPADDYEFDESEAVEDGKFLGLPVDEDFEPELTDERVKNWIEQIRPEFGF comes from the coding sequence ATGAGTAAAATTGCAATTTTCTTTGGACCGTTAAAAGGTGCCGTAAACAGGGTAGCTGATAAAGTTAAAGACGCTATTGGAGAAGAAAAAGTGGAAATGGTTCCGGTGAAAGATGCCACTGTTGCCGATTTGGAAAAATATGATAAAATTATTTTTGGAATTTCCACTGTCGGCAAGGAGACCTGGCATGCAACTTATAATAATGTCGATTGGGCAAAATTTTTACCGGAAATAGGAAAAACAAATTACGAGGGGAAAAAACTCGCAATTTTTGGATTGGGGGACCACGTTACTTATGCCGCTACTTTTGTGGATCACATTGGATTACTGGCCAAAGAACTTATGGCAAACGGCGGAACTCTTGCGGGGAAAGTTCCTGCTGATGATTATGAATTTGACGAATCGGAAGCTGTTGAGGATGGTAAATTTTTAGGTTTACCGGTCGACGAAGATTTTGAACCCGAACTGACAGATGAAAGAGTAAAAAACTGGATTGAGCAGATTCGTCCGGAGTTTGGATTCTAA
- a CDS encoding acetolactate synthase, which yields MAYEISVFLENKITHFEKITNILKEEKINIRSVSMNSILHGWGVLHLLVNKPEKAYKLLSERGHSVVLREVIALEMKDQTGGLDELLIKISRSGIHIESADSRLISETGMAVLILEVPDVLEAKRRLEINSVHLLDDDIVYGK from the coding sequence ATGGCATACGAAATATCTGTTTTTCTTGAAAATAAGATTACTCATTTTGAGAAAATAACCAATATCCTTAAAGAGGAAAAAATTAATATTCGGTCGGTTTCGATGAACAGTATTTTGCATGGCTGGGGAGTTTTGCACTTGCTGGTTAACAAACCGGAGAAAGCTTATAAATTGCTTTCGGAAAGAGGACACTCTGTAGTTTTGCGCGAAGTCATCGCTTTGGAAATGAAAGATCAAACAGGGGGCCTGGATGAATTACTGATAAAAATCTCTCGCTCAGGGATTCACATTGAAAGTGCCGATAGCAGGTTGATTTCGGAAACGGGAATGGCTGTTTTAATTCTGGAAGTGCCCGATGTGCTGGAGGCAAAACGAAGACTCGAAATTAACAGTGTTCATTTGCTCGATGACGATATTGTATATGGAAAATAA
- a CDS encoding acetate--CoA ligase family protein, whose amino-acid sequence MINRQLLHPKSIAIVGASNTISKPGGKIIKNLVDFGFDGEIYAVNPKETQVQGIPSFSSVEELPSVDLAVLAIPAKFCLETVRILTEQNDTKAFIIISAGFGETDDAGKKLEQEIADIVNQNNACLIGPNCVGVMTPQHTSVFTTPVPKLTPDGCDFISGSGATAVFIIESGIPKGLRFAHVFSVGNSAQTGVEDVLQYLDENYVEGQSSKVKLLYIENIDNPDKLLIHASSLINKGCKIAAIKAGSSSAGSRAASSHTGALTSSDAAVEALFRKAGIVRCYGREELTTVASVFMCKELKGRKLAIVTHAGGPGVMLTDALEDGGLKIPHIGESSAKTILKEKLFSGSSVENPIDFLATGTAAQLGEIIDTCENDFDVDGMAVIFGSPGLFPIGDVYNLLSEKMKTCRKPIYPILPSLINVKEDVAHFLSHGNVNFPDEVLLGRALTKVINTPNPAPKKDTPGFVSSVKIREIIGQTENGYQPPEIIHRLFDEVGIPRVKEIVAKTEPEAVLAALEVGFPLVMKVVGPIHKTDVGGVILNVRNTSEVRKEFYHLNEIEGSEGVLIAQMASGTELFLGAKYEQNFGHIILCGMGGIFVEVLKDVSSGLAPLSKEEALSMIKSLKSYKILKGYRKQPGVNISGFADIIVGLSWLLRFATEIKELDINPFLGNENEILAVDARLRIERLPS is encoded by the coding sequence ATGATAAACAGACAGCTGCTTCATCCAAAGAGTATTGCAATAGTAGGGGCTTCGAATACAATCTCGAAGCCAGGAGGGAAGATCATTAAAAACCTTGTAGATTTTGGTTTTGACGGAGAAATTTACGCCGTAAATCCAAAAGAAACTCAGGTGCAGGGAATCCCCTCGTTTTCATCGGTGGAAGAATTACCATCGGTTGATTTGGCCGTTTTGGCTATTCCTGCAAAATTTTGTTTGGAAACGGTAAGAATTTTAACGGAACAAAATGATACAAAAGCATTTATAATTATTTCAGCAGGTTTTGGTGAAACAGACGATGCAGGTAAAAAACTGGAACAGGAGATTGCTGATATTGTGAATCAAAATAATGCTTGTTTAATCGGCCCGAACTGTGTCGGAGTAATGACACCTCAACATACCAGCGTGTTTACTACGCCTGTTCCCAAATTAACTCCCGATGGATGTGACTTTATTTCCGGTTCAGGGGCCACAGCGGTTTTTATCATTGAATCAGGAATACCGAAAGGACTGCGTTTTGCCCATGTTTTTTCAGTTGGAAACAGTGCGCAAACCGGTGTTGAAGACGTGCTCCAGTATCTCGATGAAAATTATGTGGAAGGGCAAAGTTCGAAGGTGAAATTGTTATACATCGAAAATATTGATAATCCGGACAAACTGCTCATTCATGCTTCGTCGCTGATAAACAAAGGTTGCAAAATTGCAGCTATAAAAGCCGGAAGTTCATCAGCGGGAAGCCGGGCTGCTTCGTCGCATACCGGAGCGCTGACAAGTTCCGATGCAGCAGTTGAAGCGCTTTTTAGGAAAGCAGGTATTGTTCGTTGTTACGGCCGAGAAGAGTTGACAACGGTAGCCAGTGTGTTTATGTGTAAAGAATTAAAAGGACGAAAACTGGCGATTGTAACACATGCCGGCGGACCGGGTGTAATGCTTACCGATGCACTGGAAGATGGTGGGTTAAAAATCCCGCATATCGGGGAATCTTCCGCTAAAACTATTTTGAAAGAAAAATTATTTTCAGGTTCTTCAGTTGAAAATCCAATTGATTTTTTAGCTACCGGAACAGCTGCGCAGTTGGGTGAGATAATCGATACCTGCGAGAATGATTTTGATGTGGATGGAATGGCTGTAATTTTTGGGAGTCCCGGACTTTTTCCGATAGGCGATGTTTATAATTTGCTTTCGGAAAAGATGAAAACCTGCCGGAAACCAATTTATCCCATTTTGCCGTCGTTGATAAATGTAAAAGAAGATGTGGCTCACTTTCTTTCTCACGGAAATGTAAATTTCCCCGACGAGGTTTTGCTTGGCCGCGCACTTACAAAAGTGATAAATACACCCAACCCGGCGCCAAAGAAAGATACACCCGGATTTGTCAGCAGTGTTAAAATCAGAGAAATTATCGGGCAGACAGAAAATGGTTACCAGCCGCCTGAGATTATCCATCGTTTATTCGATGAAGTTGGAATTCCGCGGGTAAAAGAGATTGTAGCGAAAACAGAACCAGAGGCGGTTCTGGCTGCTTTGGAAGTTGGTTTCCCGCTGGTAATGAAAGTGGTTGGTCCAATACATAAAACCGATGTTGGCGGCGTAATCCTTAATGTCCGGAACACCAGTGAAGTGCGAAAAGAGTTTTATCATTTAAATGAAATTGAAGGCTCTGAAGGAGTTTTAATCGCACAAATGGCAAGTGGAACAGAATTGTTTTTAGGCGCAAAATATGAGCAGAATTTTGGGCACATCATTTTATGCGGTATGGGGGGAATTTTTGTTGAGGTTTTAAAGGATGTTTCCTCAGGATTGGCACCGCTTTCAAAAGAAGAAGCGCTTTCCATGATTAAAAGCCTGAAATCTTATAAAATATTAAAAGGTTACCGGAAACAACCGGGGGTTAATATTTCCGGGTTTGCCGACATTATTGTAGGTTTATCGTGGTTATTACGTTTTGCCACCGAAATAAAAGAACTGGATATCAATCCGTTTTTGGGAAATGAAAATGAAATTCTGGCGGTTGATGCCAGACTGAGGATTGAAAGGCTCCCATCCTGA
- a CDS encoding PepSY-associated TM helix domain-containing protein, whose product MSRKRIIKIFRKLHKWPAITISFFAILFAVSGIVMNHRGTFSSVDVSRKLLPANYTYKNWNLAAVRGSMQTSENKILVFGNIGIWKTDGNFGEFTDYNQGFPKGIDNRKIYSVVQFKNQLFAGTHMGLFSQNPEKNRWEKVDVPVRENRIADLNLKGDTLLVLTRNYLLKSSDGKNFETIQLPAPLGYERKTGLFDTFWQLHSGELLGLPGKLIVDLLGLITVFLSVTGLLHFFFPKIIRKRKKKQKQVGSFVTVKKKNLHWHNVVGYIFALFLIINTFAGMHLRPPLLIAIASKKVGIIPGTHIDNPNPWFDKLRRVHWNIDLHQYIFSTSEGFYFAGESFSKPLQPAFSQPPVSVMGCNVLKPLEEKIYLVGSFNGMFLWNIQTGAVANFFTQQPYVAPEGMQSPIAANMVAGLVEGNESAFWFDYNRGALQLSGKTFPEMPEQIITNSPMSLWNAALEFHTGRIFEHLVGAFYILYVPLAGICILLVLISGVYLWWKLHRRKR is encoded by the coding sequence ATGAGTCGAAAAAGAATTATCAAAATATTCCGGAAACTGCATAAATGGCCTGCAATAACCATCAGTTTTTTTGCCATTCTATTTGCTGTATCCGGAATTGTAATGAACCATCGCGGAACATTTTCTTCGGTTGATGTTTCAAGAAAATTACTACCGGCGAATTATACATACAAAAATTGGAATTTAGCGGCAGTAAGGGGTTCGATGCAAACCAGTGAAAATAAAATTCTTGTTTTTGGAAACATCGGGATATGGAAAACCGATGGAAATTTTGGTGAGTTCACAGATTATAACCAGGGTTTTCCCAAAGGAATTGACAACCGTAAAATTTATTCAGTTGTACAGTTCAAAAACCAGCTTTTTGCAGGTACCCACATGGGATTATTTTCGCAAAATCCGGAAAAAAACAGATGGGAAAAAGTCGATGTACCGGTTCGGGAAAACCGAATTGCTGACCTGAATTTAAAAGGAGATACTCTGCTTGTGTTAACCCGAAATTATCTGTTAAAAAGTAGCGACGGCAAAAACTTTGAAACGATTCAACTCCCGGCCCCTCTTGGGTATGAACGAAAAACCGGGTTATTCGATACATTCTGGCAACTGCACAGTGGCGAGCTGCTTGGATTACCGGGGAAATTAATTGTAGATTTACTGGGGTTAATTACCGTTTTCCTTTCTGTTACCGGCCTTTTGCATTTCTTTTTTCCTAAAATCATTAGAAAACGAAAAAAGAAACAAAAGCAGGTTGGCTCCTTCGTTACAGTAAAAAAGAAAAACCTGCACTGGCACAATGTTGTAGGGTATATTTTTGCGCTATTCCTGATAATTAACACTTTTGCAGGAATGCATTTACGGCCTCCGCTTTTAATAGCCATCGCCAGCAAAAAGGTTGGAATTATTCCGGGGACACATATAGATAATCCAAATCCCTGGTTTGACAAACTCCGTCGTGTTCACTGGAACATTGATTTGCACCAATACATTTTTTCTACTTCCGAAGGTTTCTATTTTGCCGGTGAATCGTTTTCAAAACCGCTGCAACCAGCCTTTTCGCAGCCACCTGTCAGTGTTATGGGTTGTAATGTATTAAAACCGTTAGAGGAAAAGATTTACCTGGTGGGGTCGTTTAACGGGATGTTTTTGTGGAATATACAAACCGGTGCTGTGGCCAACTTTTTCACACAACAGCCCTATGTTGCACCGGAAGGAATGCAAAGCCCCATTGCAGCCAACATGGTTGCCGGCCTTGTGGAAGGAAATGAATCGGCTTTTTGGTTTGATTATAACAGGGGAGCCCTTCAACTTAGTGGGAAAACGTTTCCTGAAATGCCGGAACAAATTATTACGAATTCCCCTATGTCGCTTTGGAATGCGGCACTTGAATTTCATACCGGGCGGATTTTTGAACACCTGGTTGGAGCATTTTATATTTTGTACGTCCCACTTGCCGGAATTTGTATTTTACTTGTATTAATCAGCGGAGTTTATTTGTGGTGGAAACTGCACCGGAGAAAAAGGTGA
- a CDS encoding aminotransferase class I/II-fold pyridoxal phosphate-dependent enzyme, with translation MSGSPIDKTIVDQKIKELRIPEVGKASIREIVALVNLVEEETGEKYIRMEMGVPGLPPAKVGTEAEIDALKRGVGSIYPMVDGIKPLKEEAAKFVRNFMNIDVHPKGCIPTVGSMQGTYVAFLAANNIDEKKDTALFIDPGFPVQKQQMLVLGQKYATFDVFSYRGEKLRIKLEEFLSKGNIHSIIYSNPNNPSWICFTEDELKIIGELANKYDVIVMEDLAYFGMDFRRDLSEPGKPPFQPTVAKYTNNFILFISSSKIFSYAGQRIGVMVIPESLFDRDYPVLQKRFHSTTFGSTITLRLLYSISSGTSHSAQWALTAMLKAVNEGSFNFVDDVKEYGEKAKVMKRLFLENGFDIVYKKDIDQPIADGFYFTISYPGMTGNELVANLIYFGISAIALDNTGSLEEGIRACVSFVKRDQFEELEKRLKAFNQTFSEK, from the coding sequence ATGTCCGGTTCACCGATAGATAAAACAATTGTTGATCAAAAAATAAAAGAACTTCGTATCCCTGAAGTTGGAAAAGCATCAATTCGGGAAATTGTTGCGCTGGTAAATTTAGTTGAAGAAGAAACCGGGGAGAAATATATTCGGATGGAAATGGGGGTTCCCGGTCTTCCGCCGGCAAAAGTGGGAACCGAAGCCGAAATAGACGCACTAAAAAGAGGCGTTGGATCGATTTACCCGATGGTTGACGGAATAAAACCGCTCAAGGAAGAGGCCGCAAAGTTTGTCAGGAATTTTATGAATATCGATGTTCATCCCAAAGGTTGTATTCCAACTGTCGGCTCAATGCAGGGAACTTACGTAGCATTCCTGGCCGCAAATAACATTGATGAAAAAAAGGATACGGCTCTTTTTATTGATCCTGGTTTTCCGGTGCAAAAACAACAGATGCTGGTGCTCGGTCAGAAATATGCAACATTTGACGTGTTCAGTTACCGTGGAGAAAAGTTGAGAATTAAGTTGGAAGAGTTTCTTTCAAAAGGGAACATTCATTCCATTATTTATTCTAATCCAAATAATCCGAGCTGGATTTGTTTTACCGAAGACGAATTGAAAATAATTGGTGAACTGGCCAATAAATACGATGTTATCGTAATGGAAGATTTGGCTTATTTTGGTATGGATTTCCGCCGCGATTTATCAGAACCCGGCAAACCTCCTTTCCAGCCAACTGTAGCAAAATACACCAATAATTTTATTCTTTTTATTTCCAGCTCAAAAATATTTTCGTATGCTGGTCAGCGAATCGGGGTAATGGTGATTCCTGAGTCGTTATTCGACCGCGATTATCCTGTTCTTCAAAAACGTTTTCATAGTACAACTTTTGGAAGTACAATTACATTACGATTGCTTTATTCTATTTCATCAGGAACAAGTCACTCAGCACAATGGGCACTTACCGCCATGCTGAAAGCTGTAAACGAAGGTTCATTTAATTTTGTTGACGATGTAAAAGAATACGGTGAAAAAGCCAAAGTGATGAAACGGCTTTTTCTTGAAAATGGTTTTGATATTGTTTACAAAAAAGACATTGACCAACCCATAGCAGATGGTTTTTATTTTACGATTTCCTATCCCGGGATGACAGGAAATGAGTTGGTGGCTAACCTGATTTATTTTGGAATAAGTGCCATTGCTCTTGACAATACAGGCAGTCTGGAGGAAGGAATCCGTGCCTGTGTTTCATTTGTAAAACGCGATCAGTTCGAGGAGCTTGAAAAACGGCTAAAAGCATTTAACCAAACCTTTTCAGAAAAATAG
- a CDS encoding ACT domain-containing protein, translated as MITKQVSVFLENKSGRLNEVTQILSDAEINISAFTIADTSDFGILRLIVSDPEKACEVLKQNQFSVKTTEVVLAKTPNQPGSLSKLLKVLSEGGSFIEYMYAFSMEQDSATIVIRPASIKKCMEILQSNKDNFLFQEGEFLL; from the coding sequence ATGATAACAAAACAAGTATCTGTTTTTCTCGAAAATAAATCGGGAAGATTAAATGAAGTTACCCAAATATTAAGCGATGCCGAAATTAATATTTCAGCATTTACAATTGCCGATACATCTGATTTTGGAATTTTGCGATTAATTGTGTCCGATCCCGAAAAGGCATGTGAAGTGTTAAAACAAAACCAGTTTTCGGTAAAAACTACCGAAGTCGTTCTTGCGAAAACACCAAATCAGCCGGGAAGCCTTTCAAAGTTGCTAAAAGTATTGAGCGAGGGTGGTTCGTTTATTGAATACATGTATGCATTTTCAATGGAACAGGATTCGGCTACAATTGTAATTCGCCCGGCCAGTATTAAAAAATGTATGGAGATTCTCCAAAGCAATAAAGACAATTTTCTTTTTCAGGAGGGTGAATTTTTACTCTAA
- a CDS encoding prephenate dehydratase: protein MKQIAVQGIAGSFHEDAALKYFNEEIEVVECKSFTSVCELIDADKVDYAVMAIENSIAGSLLKNYQLIRDFHLRIIGEIYLHIQMNLMVAPGVKKQDITDIYSHPVALQQSMEFIEKYFPNAKLHEGLDTAAAARLICDEKPKNAAAIANLRAAEMYNLEILETGIESNKKNYTRFLILSKHGNPTEGTNKASICFEVGHFYGALAKVLNIFAENRINLNKIQSVPILGKPNEYTIHVDIEWEKTKNYDKAIHQVLKNATSLSILGEYTKGDVYLHD from the coding sequence ATGAAACAAATCGCCGTACAAGGTATTGCCGGGTCTTTTCACGAGGATGCGGCTTTAAAATATTTCAACGAAGAAATTGAGGTTGTTGAATGTAAATCGTTTACAAGTGTTTGTGAATTGATTGATGCAGATAAAGTTGATTATGCAGTAATGGCCATCGAAAATTCGATTGCAGGCAGTTTGCTAAAAAATTACCAGTTGATTCGCGATTTTCACCTTCGTATTATTGGGGAAATTTATCTTCATATTCAGATGAATTTAATGGTTGCGCCGGGAGTAAAAAAACAGGATATAACCGATATTTATTCGCATCCTGTTGCTTTGCAGCAAAGTATGGAGTTTATCGAAAAATATTTTCCAAATGCTAAATTACATGAAGGTTTGGATACGGCTGCAGCGGCCAGGTTAATCTGTGACGAAAAACCGAAAAACGCTGCTGCAATTGCCAATCTGAGGGCAGCGGAAATGTATAATCTGGAGATTTTAGAAACAGGTATAGAAAGTAATAAAAAGAATTATACACGTTTTTTAATTCTCTCCAAGCATGGTAATCCTACCGAGGGGACAAATAAAGCATCTATCTGTTTTGAGGTGGGGCATTTTTATGGTGCGCTGGCAAAAGTGTTAAATATTTTTGCGGAAAACAGAATTAACCTCAACAAAATTCAATCTGTTCCGATTTTGGGGAAACCAAACGAATATACCATTCATGTTGACATTGAATGGGAAAAAACAAAAAATTATGACAAAGCGATTCACCAGGTGTTGAAAAATGCTACAAGTCTTTCAATTTTAGGTGAATACACAAAAGGAGATGTTTATTTACACGATTAA
- a CDS encoding class I SAM-dependent methyltransferase, producing MSTDHQNKFYTSISKYYAEIFPYKPSQLNFVKNRVGDLNGKKMLDIGCATGELAFQLANSEVEVMGIDLNKDLLEQARLKNSHQNIQFKSGNMLDLENDFYPAQFDAVLCFGNTLVHLHANKRIEQMLKGVYQVLKAGGHFLLQILNYDYVLNQQISELPVIETKNIKFVRKYGFEKNSSLVHFQTDLILKKENEIISNKTPLLALKSEELHELLSQTNFADIELFSDFKMESFGGEHLPLVVSCRK from the coding sequence ATGAGTACTGACCATCAGAATAAGTTTTATACATCAATTTCAAAATATTATGCTGAAATATTTCCATACAAGCCATCGCAACTGAATTTTGTTAAAAACAGGGTAGGAGATTTAAACGGGAAAAAGATGTTGGATATTGGTTGTGCCACCGGTGAACTGGCTTTCCAGCTGGCAAACAGTGAGGTAGAAGTCATGGGAATAGATTTAAACAAGGATTTGCTGGAGCAAGCCCGGTTAAAAAATTCACATCAAAACATTCAATTTAAGTCTGGAAATATGCTCGATTTGGAAAACGATTTTTATCCCGCGCAATTTGATGCTGTTTTGTGTTTTGGAAATACACTGGTCCACCTGCATGCAAACAAACGAATAGAGCAGATGTTAAAAGGAGTTTACCAAGTTTTGAAAGCCGGCGGACACTTTTTGCTTCAGATTTTAAATTACGACTATGTTCTCAACCAACAGATTTCGGAGCTGCCTGTCATTGAAACAAAGAACATAAAGTTTGTTCGTAAGTATGGCTTCGAAAAGAATTCTTCACTTGTTCATTTTCAAACCGATTTGATTCTGAAAAAAGAAAATGAAATCATTTCAAATAAAACTCCGCTTTTGGCTTTGAAAAGTGAGGAACTGCATGAATTGTTAAGTCAAACTAATTTTGCTGACATTGAATTGTTTTCCGACTTCAAAATGGAATCGTTTGGCGGAGAACATTTGCCTTTGGTAGTAAGCTGTCGGAAATAG
- a CDS encoding alpha-amylase encodes MKQLRGTMMQYFHWYTSNEGTFWVDLEEAAKAISDAGFTAVWLPPAYKGMGGINDVGYGVYDLFDIGEFDQKGTVRTKYGTKKEYEAALSSAHDNGLQVYADVVLNHKMGADDKQNVLVSVVDPQNRNRNLSDLFEKELWTAFSFPGRGDKYSSMKWQWWHFDATKEFGNIYKMKDKHFETHVDKENDNYDFLMGCDLDFDVDQVRGEVHYWGKWYLDTFKVDGFRIDAIKHIRSFFFKYWLDDMRNHTNRNLFAVGEYWSPDISQLKNYIAETEGRMHLFDAPLHYNFHYASKSGSNYDMGAILNNTLVKEIPYLAVTLVENHDTQPLQSLESLVEAWFKPLAYAIILLRNEGYPCVFCADYFGANYSDRKDGIDYEIWMSSHKWIIDLFLEARQNCTFGKRHDYFDHRHVIGWTFEGDNEHKSMAVIMTNFHDESKWMETGKPFTRYRDITSHFKEEIQTNEWGWGPFKTKGGSVSVWVEV; translated from the coding sequence ATGAAACAGCTAAGAGGTACAATGATGCAGTATTTTCATTGGTATACATCCAATGAAGGAACATTTTGGGTTGATTTGGAGGAAGCGGCAAAAGCAATTAGCGATGCCGGATTTACTGCAGTTTGGTTACCACCAGCCTACAAAGGAATGGGTGGAATCAACGATGTAGGATATGGAGTTTATGATTTGTTTGACATTGGTGAATTCGACCAAAAGGGCACGGTTCGGACGAAATACGGAACAAAAAAAGAGTATGAAGCGGCGCTTTCAAGTGCACACGACAACGGTTTGCAGGTATATGCAGATGTAGTTTTAAATCATAAAATGGGGGCAGATGATAAACAGAATGTGCTGGTATCAGTTGTTGACCCCCAAAACCGGAACAGGAATTTAAGTGACTTGTTTGAAAAGGAATTGTGGACTGCGTTCAGTTTTCCCGGAAGGGGTGATAAATATTCAAGCATGAAGTGGCAGTGGTGGCATTTTGATGCCACAAAAGAGTTTGGTAATATTTATAAAATGAAAGATAAACATTTTGAAACCCATGTAGATAAGGAAAATGATAATTATGATTTTTTAATGGGTTGCGATTTGGATTTCGATGTAGATCAGGTTCGCGGGGAAGTACACTACTGGGGTAAATGGTATCTTGACACTTTTAAAGTAGATGGCTTTCGTATCGACGCGATTAAACATATCCGGTCTTTCTTTTTTAAATACTGGCTCGATGATATGCGCAACCATACAAATCGTAATTTGTTTGCCGTTGGAGAATACTGGTCGCCCGATATATCGCAATTAAAAAATTATATTGCAGAAACCGAAGGCCGGATGCATCTCTTCGATGCACCGCTGCACTATAATTTTCATTACGCTTCAAAGTCGGGTTCGAATTATGATATGGGTGCAATTTTAAATAATACACTTGTAAAAGAAATACCGTATTTAGCAGTTACACTGGTTGAAAATCATGATACACAGCCCTTGCAAAGTCTTGAATCGTTGGTGGAGGCCTGGTTTAAACCACTGGCATATGCCATTATTTTACTTCGTAATGAAGGTTACCCCTGTGTTTTTTGCGCCGATTATTTTGGGGCAAATTATAGTGACCGGAAAGATGGAATCGATTACGAAATCTGGATGTCTTCGCACAAATGGATAATTGATCTGTTTTTGGAAGCACGTCAAAACTGCACATTTGGGAAGAGACATGATTATTTTGATCACCGGCATGTGATCGGCTGGACCTTTGAAGGGGATAATGAACATAAAAGTATGGCTGTGATTATGACTAACTTTCATGACGAAAGCAAATGGATGGAGACAGGAAAACCATTTACCCGGTATCGTGATATTACAAGCCATTTTAAAGAGGAAATTCAAACCAATGAATGGGGGTGGGGGCCATTTAAAACAAAAGGTGGCAGTGTTTCAGTTTGGGTCGAAGTGTAA